The following coding sequences lie in one Tachysurus fulvidraco isolate hzauxx_2018 chromosome 19, HZAU_PFXX_2.0, whole genome shotgun sequence genomic window:
- the LOC113651583 gene encoding inositol 1,4,5-triphosphate receptor associated 2 isoform X3, whose amino-acid sequence MEFGVTPRRHNPVDSICRKLQTIQRRDREPNSPFQIPKLQSSSYESPHTSLRRNLDSILKKRKGDAEQNSSPLMLTPGATRASGRTPVTPISPVNATYTITGTLAEKSSAALGNSRAWQLSSSTPAIQDGDARFSFTPNNQERSRAPAHGLLSYNLNFCSSDASTILDCELPYPALVVKRLSMGDGASLPSESKKESLADISLICEEDLLDTIFQACDTKCRGKVYVSQIVDYLRHTTSRSSEDSGLEELCNMLDPEHKDISIDLDTYHAVMKEWIEDCRNQVKDSKEDVTQELVKLPDNFAAKRSFLLNMTSGSLEAFGGEASRIELETSDLVFCVADLQFNNQKLQEEVRKLKQAAEVMEETNQKLIEENEELKTQAKTGQQLLQKERMLKDEVEEMKLTLSSSEENRARASAHSKQLERENQALISKISSLQDENMKVSVKVDELQRKIKGLYELNADLQAQTHSFDAAVSEKDTLIQEKTRQIEELKAAVMEYSSVTELLRAEKNKLESQMQLLQPDMAIPGLSLSVAYRLNQMSSGSLETELALAQQNPLEGAEPFSSMCLASPLDETLDREVLLLLQGPTPEQMSVEFKLLINKLRQEFEKDTLEVLAALPDFMKNQDRSSDPELQSLRVQLERRRSDWTHGLEQLKQYTESLEKDLLKMASNMRRSRTEILHLSVRLQEQEHHKLLLREELDQLKTGQDCRDASTQTEPPQVDDENSSPEWDRVYPLLDSPSEEESTDFEMHIQEDEKQHPPSLPPPPPTAADEDEVNDGMEELQEDLSQLQVLQETRCGEDGKQELIPGKSQDGPPAVILAGPPEGVTDTGTSDVLLDENGLEAHAEPQQEEARFPACSGPDDTHEQAVCCNASLSHPHHQCAVAGEASPLRSDLPPPHTGDVRSPPDDAPALGRGPEEEPGPEGEQDVSNGMIREQKLTQDQISYVPSVLERSGLLPVAEVEEPMSEASQQGATAVNSKAASGATGTSAVKDNGASVPLTIRNRIKKDLETPSSSMETIGEQRSQEDSDTPDRNGVLTEDGETLREDGLTQSEKDIEAEFLRLSLSHRCDMFTLEKRLHLEERSRNLAEENVRKEVSSCQGLLQALIPLCGDDNPSLEIIQRLQKNLDILLQSVTRVASRSEMLGSIHQENRMGKAIEVMIQHVENLRRTYTKEHGELLELRENHLQKERTFVSHTDRDELRKKKVSAEFYKVAARRVSIAAIPRSAGASSPTDMAKDVMDAGMEKLGHRSPSDSSPIPTSNPSPTTEMASPFAVKSAPPELPEAPKGVCTWAALMVVLAAFVAVLGKMLIQPAADAAPVGTGDSWMAIQQILWPYTGLRHNGQPPV is encoded by the exons ATGGAGTTTGGCGTGACCCCGAGGCGGCACAACCCTGTGGACAGCATCTGCCGCAAACTGCAGACAATCCAGCGGCGTGACCGTGAGCCTAACTCTCCTTTTCAGATCCCAAAACTGCAATCGAGCAGCTACGAAAGCCCACATACGAGCCTGCGACGCAACCTGGACAGCATCCTGAAGAAGCGCAAAGGTGATGCAGAGCAGAACAGCTCGCCGCTCATGCTCACTCCCGGTGCCACACGCGCCTCAGGAAGAACCCCTGTGACACCCATCAGTCCCGTTAATGCCACCTACACCATCACAGGCACGCTGGCGGAGAAGAGCAGTGCAGCACTTGGGAACAGTCGAGCCTGGCAGCTTAGCAGCTCCACACCTGCTATCCAGGATGGTGATGCTCGCTTCAGCTTCACCCCGAACAACCAGGAAAGGAGCAGAGCACCAGCACATGGCCTGCTCTCCTACAACCTTAATTTTTGCTCCTCAGATGCCTCCACCATATTAGACTGTGAGCTGCCATATCCAGCCCTGGTGGTCAAGAGACTCTCAATGGGAGATG GGGCTTCATTGCCGTCTGAATCCAAGAAAGAGAGTTTGGCTGATATCAGTCTGATTTGTGAAGAGGACCTGCTTGATACTATTTTTCAGGCCTGTGATACCAAGTGtagag GTAAAGTGTATGTGTCTCAAATCGTGGACTACCTGAGACACACGACGAGTCGTAGCTCTGAGGACAGTGGGCTGGAGGAGCTGTGTAACATGCTGGACCCCGAACATAAGGACATTTCCATCGACCTGGACACTTACCATGCTGTAATGAAGGAGTGGATTGAAGACTGTCGCAATCAGGT AAAGGACAGTAAAGAAGACGTAACTCAGGAATTGGTCAAATTGCCAGATAATTTTGCAG CTAAGAGATCATTTCTGCTGAATATGACTTCAGGAAGTCTGGAGGCTTTTGGAGGAGAAGCGTCTAGAATTGAGCT AGAGACGTCTGATCTGGTGTTCTGCGTGGCTGACTTGCAGTTTAATAACCAGAAACTTCAGGAGGAGGTTCGGAAGCTGAAGCAGGCGGCGGAGGTGATGGAGGAGACCAACCAGAAACTCATCGAAGAGAACGAGGAGCTCAAGACTCAGGCTAAAAC GGGACAGCAGCTGCTACAGAAGGAGCGCATGCTGAAGGACGAAGTGGAGGAGATGAAGCTGACTTTAAGCTCTTCGGAGGAGAATCGAGCTCGAGCTTCAGCTCACAGTAAACAGCTG GAGCGAGAGAATCAAGCTTTGATATCCAAGATCTCCTCTCTGCAGGACGAG AACATGAAGGTGTCTGTGAAGGTGGATGAGCTTCAGAGGAAGATTAAGGGACTTTATGAGCTCAACGCTGACCTGCAG GCTCAGACTCATTCGTTCGATGCTGCCGTGTCTGAGAAGGACACTTTAATCCAGGAG AAAACGAGGCAGATCGAGGAGCTGAAGGCTGCAGTTATGGAGTACTCATCAGTgactgaa TTGCTGAGAGCAGAGAAGAACAAGCTGGAGAGTCAGATGCAGCTGCTGCAGCCAGATATGGCCAT tcctgGATTGTCCCTCTCGGTGGCGTACAGACTGAATCAGATGAGTTCAGGTTCTCTGGAGACAGAGCTGGCCCTGGCGCAACAGAATCCActcgag GGGGCGGAGCCTTTCTCCTCCATGTGCTTGGCCTCACCTCTGGACGAGACTCTGGACCGTGAGGTTCTCCTACTTCTGCAGGGTCCGACACCTGAGCAGATGTCTGTGGAATTTAAACTCCTGATCAACAAGCTG aGGCAAGAGTTTGAAAAGGACACACTGGAGGTTCTCGCAGCTCTTCCAGACTTTATGAAGAATCAGGACAGAAGCTCTGACCCCGAGCTCCAG AGTCTGCGAGTTCAGCTGGAGAGGCGGCGTAGCGACTGGACTCACGGCCTCGAGCAGCTGAAGCAGTACACGGAATCGCTGGAGAAGGATCTGCTGAAGATGGCGAGCAACATGCGTCGGTCACGCACCGAGATCCTGCACCTGTCCGTCAG gctGCAGGAACAGGAGCATCACAAACTGCTGTTACGTGAGGAACTGGACCAGCTAAAGACTGGACAGGACTGCAGAGACGCCAGCACTCAGACTGAGCCGCCGCAG gttgaTGATGAGAACTCATCTCCAGAGTGGGACAGGGTGTATCCTCTTCTCGATTCTCCTTCTGAAGAGGAAAGCACCGATTTCGAGATGCACATTCAGGAAGATGAGAAACAGcatcctccttctcttcctcctcctcctccgacTGCTGCTGATGAAGATGAAGTTAATGATGGGATGGAGGAGTTACAGGAAGATCTGAGTCAGCTCCAGGTGTTACAGGAGACACGCTGTGGAGAAGATGGGAAACAAGAATTGATCCCGGGAAAGTCCCAGGATGGTCCACCAGCGGTTATACTGGCGGGTCCACCAGAGGGCGTCACGGACACAGGAACAAGTG ATGTTCTGCTTGATGAGAATGGACTTGAGGCTCATGCTGAACCTCAACAg GAGGAAGCCAGATTCCCAGCATGCAGCGGGCCCGATGACACCCACGAGCAGGCTGTGTGCTGCAATGCTTCTCTTTCACACCCCCACCATCAGTGTGCTG TTGCAGGTGAAGCGTCTCCTCTCCGCTCTGatctccctcccccccacaCCGGTGATGTGAGATCTCCTCCAGATGATGCACCTGCCCTGGGAAG GGGTCCTGAGGAAGAACCAGGACCTGAAGGAGAACAGGACGTCTCAAACGGCATGATCAGAGAGCAG AAACTGACACAGGATCAGATTTCTTACGTGCCGTCTGTACTGGAAAG GAGTGGTCTGTTGCCTGTAGCTGAGGTAGAGGAACCGATGTCTGAGGCGAGTCAGCAGGGGGCCACAGCAG TTAATTCCAAGGCAGCTAGTGGGGCAACAGGTACGAGTGCAGTGAAGGATAACGGGGCATCTGTCCCTCTGACCATTAggaacagaattaaaaaagacCTG GAGACACCCAGCAGCAGTATGGAGACCATTGGAGAGCAGAGGTCTCAGGAAGACAGTGACACTCCAGATAGAAACG gtGTTCTTACTGAAGATGGTGAGACATTGAGGGAAGACGG ATTGACTCAGAGTGAAAAAGACATCGAG GCCGAGtttctccgtctgtctctgaGTCACCGCTGTGACATGTTCACTCTGGAGAAGAGACTTCATCTGGAGGAGCGCTCGCGGAACCTGGCCGAAGAGAACGTCCGCAAAGAAGTGTCCAGCTGTCAGGgtctgctccag GCACTGATCCCTCTGTGTGGAGATGATAACCCCTCACTGGAGATCATTCAGAGACTGCAGAAGAACCTGGACATCCTGCTGCAGTCCGTGACCCGAGTGGCCAGTCGCTCTGAAATGCTGGGCTCCATTCACCAG gagaatcGGATGGGGAAAGCGATAGAGGTGATGATTCAACATGTGGAGAACTTGAGGCGGACGTATACAAAAGAACATGGGGAGCTGCTGGAGCTCCGAGAGAACCACTTGCAGAAAGAAAGGACCTTTGTCTCACACACCGACCGGG ATGAGCTCAGGAAGAAAAAGGTCAGCGCTGAATTTTACAAG GTGGCAGCCCGACGCGTCAGTATAGCCGCCATACCGCGCAGCGCCGGAGCGTCATCTCCCACTGACATG GCTAAAGATGTCATGGACGCAGGGATGGAGAAGCTGGGTCATCGGTCACCCAG